In the genome of Leeuwenhoekiella sp. MAR_2009_132, one region contains:
- a CDS encoding alpha-2-macroglobulin family protein: MRLLKKFYSHLIILLIFALVSSCNPKAKETDNIFRFKEYISYNTFGNVSITKPIQIELAKQTTQFELSQQIPSEYLIINPKTEGTLYIENGTTLIFQPEKNLKPDTEYNVTLKLNRFYENVNPDFKSYTFSFKTITPNFKINLGNLQSYSKEWQYLTGSVETSDYISLENARKILQSHQEEKALHIDFPSENSEGTFFNFTIDSISRKVENSQIRISWDGKAIQSSTQGQSTLNIPGQSNFTIVDVVSALSPETSVSVNFSDPLQMDQNFDGLVQIDSLTNLRYEVQGNVLNIYPRQTLSGTLNLTLNRGIKNSSGDILKSNYTQEISFEQLKPQVRLISKGSILPASMKTPIYFEAVNLSAVDVRVVKVYQSNMLQYLQSNNLNSTESWDLKRVGRRVAKKTIPLINNSIGATGLWKAYAVDLSELFKADPGALYRVEFSFNQEYSLYPCAATEKSSKTSKTKEDIYFEEAYEAYYHSGPEDDEEQLEERFWDNELYSWRDRVYNWEEEDNPCHPAYYNEERFATTNVIGSDLGLIVKEGQNGTYDFITANLLSAKPEIGVEIKLYNYQQQLIKTIKTDLDGLATFKSNKSVAFAVAQHRNNYAYAKLDDGNALSLSNFDISGATLQKGLQGFIYTERGVHRPGDSIHLSFVLNDLANPLPKEHPVKLEVTDARGKLVQRSVLSSTLTNKGVDGGSTNGFYYFPIPTKATDPTGNWNATIIVGGVHFNKTLRVATVKPNRLKIKLDFKKQMLTTTAPLEGSATATWLHGSPARNLKIDMTATLRSVNASFKNFKNYEFTDPVRSFEEVELPVLDQQSLSNEGTINFSKKISLSDKAPGMLQATFLTKVFEGGGDFSIDVFSKELAPYSHFVGLRAPQPHKYGSYFTDENIKFDMASVQADGKAAPNRKLRVQLFKMEWRWWFSRGSDNLSRYENSSVYTPIQDFEVTTDASGKTQATINIPEEEGGRYLLRILDKESGHATGLITYFYRNWSNAPAGDSDSAKMLVFTSDKENYQVGDEAIIKFPSDANSNALVSIENGTQVLSKNWVETREGETSVKIPITQDMAPNVYVNITLLQKHAQTLNDRPIRLYGVIPLLVENPATLLKPQLKMPKVLKPEQDFTIKVSEASNKKMTYTLAVVDEGLLDLTGFATPKIHEAFYARQALGVKTFDIYDYVIGAYSGSVDNIYAIGGGDAAAGAKNKKADRFKPVVQFLGPFNLEAGATATHKLHMPNYVGAVRTMLIAGNNTTGAYGKVEKSTPVSKPLMVLASLPRKLSPGETLTLPVTVFAMENKVKQASITVKTSNAHKAINGTSKTIQFKEPGEQIVNFEFEVFPSDRVEKFEISVTGAGEKASYVVEIDVENPNPLTQKATYYTLEPNAETEISFETFGVPSSNTATVELSTLPQIDFTKRLQYLISYPYGCAEQTTSSGFPQIYLSSIFDLNADQEQDTQKNIKATISRLGMLQNTSGGVSYWPGERDSDAWATSYAGHFILEAQKQGFAPPITFLSNWLTYQQNAARQWRNGATSYNNSLTQAYRLYTLALAGQPELAAMNRLRESGTLTNDSRWRLAAAYALAGKKQVAQDLAKKANLNFVENDDLRFTYGSVLRNKAMALETMVLLADARQTDLATSIAKDLSTSGWYSTQTTSYALLSLSKMLLANGGKSIDATLQTQLKQALKSEKGFVRADLKITEGKNTITLKNNKDNRVYVSIIQQGQLPLGKELVEQRNFNVSTQFLDGQNKPIDVSQLRQGTAIKARITVTNTSLNLIDNVALTQIFPSGWEIVNTSFTSLGGGASGNARYKDIRDDRVNFYFELKAKASKTFEIDLNASYLGTYYLPGTQVEAMYDHNYFARTKGKWILVNQ, translated from the coding sequence ATGAGGCTACTTAAAAAATTCTATTCACATCTAATCATTTTACTCATTTTCGCCTTAGTGAGTAGTTGTAATCCTAAAGCCAAGGAAACAGATAACATCTTTCGGTTTAAAGAATACATCTCCTACAACACTTTTGGCAACGTATCAATTACAAAACCTATTCAAATAGAACTGGCTAAACAGACGACACAGTTTGAGCTGTCGCAACAGATTCCTTCAGAATATTTAATCATAAACCCGAAAACCGAAGGAACACTTTATATAGAGAATGGGACTACGTTGATATTTCAGCCTGAAAAAAACTTAAAACCAGACACAGAATATAATGTAACCCTTAAACTGAATCGTTTTTATGAAAATGTAAATCCAGATTTTAAAAGCTACACCTTCAGTTTTAAAACCATTACTCCTAATTTTAAAATTAATCTGGGAAATCTTCAGTCGTATTCTAAAGAATGGCAATATCTAACCGGATCTGTAGAAACGTCAGACTATATTTCTCTAGAAAATGCGCGAAAAATCCTACAATCCCATCAGGAAGAAAAAGCATTGCATATAGACTTTCCATCAGAAAATAGTGAAGGCACCTTTTTCAATTTTACAATAGATAGTATTAGCAGAAAAGTTGAGAATTCTCAAATTAGAATCAGCTGGGATGGCAAAGCTATTCAAAGCAGTACGCAAGGTCAGAGTACTCTTAATATTCCAGGTCAATCTAATTTTACGATTGTAGATGTTGTGAGTGCCTTAAGTCCGGAAACTTCGGTAAGCGTTAATTTTTCTGATCCGCTTCAAATGGATCAAAACTTTGACGGACTGGTACAAATAGACAGTCTTACTAATTTGCGCTATGAGGTTCAGGGTAATGTTTTAAACATTTATCCGCGACAAACTCTTAGTGGCACATTAAACTTAACTCTTAATCGAGGTATAAAAAATAGTTCTGGGGACATTTTAAAAAGCAACTACACACAGGAAATCTCTTTTGAGCAATTAAAACCTCAGGTAAGACTTATTTCTAAAGGAAGTATTTTGCCTGCTTCTATGAAAACTCCTATCTACTTTGAAGCCGTAAACTTGTCTGCTGTAGACGTGCGTGTTGTTAAGGTTTATCAAAGTAATATGCTACAGTATTTACAATCAAATAACCTCAACAGTACAGAATCCTGGGATTTAAAACGCGTTGGGCGTCGTGTTGCAAAAAAAACCATACCCCTCATTAATAATAGTATTGGAGCTACAGGGCTTTGGAAAGCCTATGCCGTTGATCTATCTGAGCTTTTTAAAGCAGATCCCGGGGCATTATACCGCGTAGAATTTAGCTTTAACCAAGAATACAGCCTATATCCCTGCGCAGCTACCGAAAAATCTTCAAAGACTTCAAAGACTAAAGAAGATATTTATTTTGAAGAAGCTTATGAAGCGTATTACCACTCGGGTCCCGAAGACGATGAAGAACAATTAGAAGAACGCTTCTGGGATAATGAACTTTACAGCTGGCGGGATCGCGTTTACAATTGGGAAGAAGAAGACAACCCATGTCACCCGGCTTATTATAATGAAGAGCGATTTGCTACTACTAATGTTATAGGATCAGACCTGGGACTTATCGTAAAAGAAGGTCAAAACGGAACTTATGATTTTATAACTGCAAACCTACTAAGTGCAAAGCCGGAGATAGGTGTAGAAATTAAACTCTACAATTACCAACAGCAGCTTATCAAAACAATAAAAACAGATCTTGATGGGCTTGCAACCTTCAAGAGCAATAAAAGTGTTGCTTTTGCTGTTGCGCAACATCGTAATAATTATGCCTATGCAAAACTTGATGATGGTAATGCATTATCCCTGAGTAATTTTGATATAAGCGGTGCTACACTACAAAAAGGATTACAAGGATTTATATATACTGAAAGAGGGGTACATCGCCCCGGCGACAGCATTCACCTAAGCTTCGTTCTTAATGATTTAGCAAATCCGTTGCCTAAAGAACACCCTGTAAAACTAGAAGTTACAGATGCACGAGGCAAATTAGTACAACGCAGTGTCTTGAGTTCTACCCTTACAAATAAGGGCGTTGATGGCGGAAGTACTAATGGGTTCTATTACTTCCCCATACCTACAAAAGCCACAGATCCCACAGGTAACTGGAATGCAACTATAATCGTGGGAGGTGTTCACTTTAATAAAACCCTACGGGTAGCAACGGTAAAACCAAACCGTTTAAAGATTAAGTTAGATTTTAAAAAGCAAATGCTTACAACGACAGCACCTCTAGAAGGTTCTGCAACCGCCACGTGGCTGCACGGTTCTCCTGCCCGAAATCTTAAAATAGATATGACCGCTACCTTACGTAGTGTAAATGCCAGTTTTAAGAATTTTAAAAATTATGAATTTACTGATCCCGTGCGCAGCTTTGAGGAAGTTGAACTACCTGTACTTGACCAGCAAAGTCTATCAAATGAAGGTACTATAAATTTCAGTAAAAAAATTAGCTTAAGCGATAAAGCTCCGGGAATGTTACAAGCAACATTCTTAACTAAAGTTTTTGAAGGCGGAGGCGATTTTTCTATAGATGTATTTAGTAAAGAGCTGGCGCCCTATTCTCACTTTGTGGGTTTAAGAGCTCCTCAACCTCATAAATATGGCTCTTATTTTACTGATGAAAATATAAAATTTGACATGGCCAGTGTACAGGCAGATGGGAAGGCTGCTCCTAATCGCAAATTAAGAGTACAACTATTTAAAATGGAATGGCGCTGGTGGTTTAGCCGCGGTAGCGATAACCTTTCACGGTACGAGAATAGTTCTGTGTATACGCCAATTCAGGATTTTGAAGTAACCACAGATGCTTCAGGAAAAACACAGGCTACGATAAATATTCCTGAAGAAGAAGGCGGGCGTTATCTTTTACGCATACTTGATAAAGAATCTGGTCACGCAACAGGGCTCATTACTTATTTCTACCGCAATTGGAGCAATGCGCCTGCCGGTGATTCTGACAGTGCAAAAATGCTGGTTTTTACGTCAGACAAAGAAAATTATCAGGTGGGTGATGAGGCGATTATTAAATTTCCGTCAGATGCAAATAGTAACGCTCTGGTAAGTATTGAAAATGGCACACAGGTATTGAGTAAAAATTGGGTAGAAACTCGTGAAGGAGAAACTTCAGTAAAAATCCCTATTACTCAGGATATGGCTCCTAATGTTTATGTAAACATTACTCTTTTACAAAAACATGCACAAACACTTAATGACAGGCCCATTAGACTTTATGGTGTGATTCCGCTTCTGGTAGAAAACCCGGCAACCCTTTTAAAACCGCAACTTAAAATGCCTAAGGTTCTCAAACCTGAACAGGATTTTACAATTAAAGTCAGTGAAGCCTCTAATAAAAAAATGACCTATACACTGGCTGTGGTAGATGAAGGACTCTTAGACCTTACCGGTTTTGCTACTCCTAAAATACATGAGGCTTTTTATGCACGCCAGGCGCTGGGTGTAAAGACCTTTGATATTTACGATTATGTTATAGGTGCATACTCGGGCAGTGTCGATAACATTTACGCTATAGGTGGTGGTGACGCAGCAGCAGGAGCTAAAAATAAAAAAGCAGATCGCTTTAAGCCTGTGGTGCAATTTTTAGGGCCGTTTAATCTTGAGGCAGGAGCAACCGCTACTCATAAACTCCATATGCCTAATTATGTAGGAGCCGTACGCACCATGCTAATTGCAGGTAATAATACAACCGGAGCTTATGGTAAAGTAGAAAAATCTACACCTGTTAGTAAGCCGTTAATGGTACTGGCATCGCTACCGCGCAAATTATCGCCGGGAGAAACACTCACCCTGCCCGTTACTGTTTTTGCTATGGAAAACAAAGTAAAGCAGGCTAGCATAACTGTGAAAACAAGTAATGCTCATAAAGCGATAAACGGCACTTCTAAAACCATTCAGTTTAAAGAGCCGGGAGAACAAATTGTTAATTTTGAATTTGAAGTATTTCCGTCAGACCGGGTAGAAAAGTTTGAGATTTCGGTTACAGGTGCAGGAGAAAAAGCTTCATACGTTGTCGAAATAGATGTTGAAAATCCCAATCCGTTAACACAAAAAGCAACCTATTACACTTTAGAGCCTAATGCCGAAACTGAAATTTCTTTTGAAACCTTCGGTGTTCCCTCAAGCAATACAGCAACTGTAGAACTTTCTACTTTACCTCAAATAGATTTTACAAAACGCCTGCAGTATTTGATTAGCTACCCATATGGTTGTGCAGAACAGACCACATCAAGTGGGTTTCCGCAGATTTATTTATCAAGCATTTTTGATTTAAATGCAGATCAGGAGCAAGACACGCAAAAGAATATCAAAGCTACCATAAGCCGTCTGGGCATGCTTCAAAACACATCTGGAGGTGTAAGCTATTGGCCGGGTGAGCGCGACTCTGACGCGTGGGCTACATCCTATGCCGGTCATTTTATACTTGAGGCTCAAAAACAAGGATTTGCTCCTCCTATCACCTTTTTATCAAACTGGTTGACTTATCAACAAAATGCCGCCCGACAATGGCGTAACGGCGCAACATCTTACAACAACAGTCTTACACAGGCGTATCGACTGTACACATTGGCTCTTGCAGGACAGCCAGAGCTGGCCGCGATGAATCGTCTAAGGGAGTCTGGCACGTTGACAAATGATTCGAGATGGAGGCTGGCAGCCGCCTATGCTCTTGCCGGTAAAAAACAAGTCGCACAGGATCTCGCTAAAAAAGCCAATTTAAATTTTGTAGAAAATGATGATTTGAGATTTACCTATGGTTCTGTTTTACGCAATAAAGCAATGGCTTTAGAAACTATGGTACTGTTAGCTGATGCCAGACAGACAGATTTAGCAACTTCTATCGCAAAAGACCTTTCTACTTCTGGCTGGTACAGCACGCAAACAACCTCTTATGCATTATTGAGTTTGTCAAAAATGCTTTTGGCTAATGGTGGAAAATCTATTGATGCCACTTTGCAAACACAATTGAAACAAGCCTTAAAGAGTGAAAAAGGTTTTGTTAGAGCAGATTTAAAAATTACGGAAGGCAAAAACACGATAACTTTAAAGAACAACAAAGACAATCGGGTTTACGTAAGTATCATTCAACAAGGGCAACTTCCGTTAGGAAAAGAACTTGTAGAGCAACGTAATTTTAATGTCTCCACTCAGTTTTTAGATGGTCAAAATAAACCCATTGATGTTTCTCAGTTACGTCAGGGTACCGCTATAAAAGCACGTATTACAGTAACTAACACCTCTCTCAATTTAATAGATAACGTGGCATTAACTCAGATTTTCCCGAGTGGATGGGAAATTGTGAATACGAGTTTTACAAGCCTTGGCGGTGGAGCAAGTGGCAATGCTCGCTACAAAGACATACGAGACGACCGTGTAAATTTCTATTTTGAATTAAAAGCTAAAGCTTCAAAAACTTTTGAAATTGATCTTAATGCATCGTACTTAGGAACGTATTATTTACCAGGAACGCAGGTTGAAGCAATGTATGACCACAATTATTTTGCAAGAACAAAAGGAAAATGGATTTTAGTTAATCAATAA
- the pbpC gene encoding penicillin-binding protein 1C: MNNAVLTTSLIFLKRHRISIGAFLIILLVWLFCLPKPLFKDPTATVVTSKEGLLLGARIADDGQWRFPANDSVPHRFEVALLEFEDAYFYKHPGFNPIAMSKALWANLTTKKQRGGSTLTQQVIRLSRKNPGRTYYEKLIELAMATRLEAGYRKSEILKLYASNAPFGGNVVGLESASWRYFGIPASELSWGQAAALAVLPNNPALVFPGKNERIFKAKRNRLLKKLYTEKHIDSTTYELALSEQLPGKPQELPDAASHFTERVAREKSGEFIKSTLRFNLQSRLNQIAAEAHYKLDQNNIHNLAILVLDVNTREVLGYIGNASTTAEHANYVDIITSNRSTGSTLKPFLFASLLSAGELLPNTLVADVPTSINGYNPQNFDRNFQGAVPASEALARSLNVPAVNLLREYGLKRFYNVLQKLNFKTVTKPADYYGLSLILGGAESNLWQLTNAYAGMAATLNYFNTHSSEYRDGLFNDPVYICNDKNPEIETNTQPEFVDAGAIYQTLETLREVNRPTGSENWEFFNEAQPIAWKTGTSYGFKDAWAVGVTGSFAIGVWAGNADGEGRPGITGIQAAAPILFDVLSILPASPWFQKPFDELVEAELCTQSGNLAGLYCPETKLQWIPKKGTRTEACTFHTQIFLNKEGDHRVNADCYPLGEMISQSWFSLPPVWEYYYAPLHPEYKPLPDFELGCFRESEKIMEFIYPKRGETILIPKDFNDQQQEVIFKLAHRNPDTIVYWYLDNTFINSTETFHELSLALSPGSYILSATDSAGNTIKQRIQIKFASS, from the coding sequence GTGAATAACGCAGTATTAACTACTTCTTTAATCTTCTTAAAAAGGCACCGAATATCTATTGGTGCCTTTTTAATTATTTTGCTTGTATGGCTATTTTGCTTACCAAAACCTTTATTTAAAGATCCTACAGCAACCGTAGTAACCAGTAAAGAAGGGCTGCTACTAGGTGCTCGTATTGCAGATGACGGGCAATGGCGGTTTCCTGCAAATGATAGTGTTCCTCACAGATTTGAAGTGGCTCTTCTCGAGTTTGAAGATGCTTATTTTTATAAACATCCCGGTTTTAACCCCATAGCGATGAGCAAAGCCTTGTGGGCAAATCTTACAACAAAAAAACAACGCGGCGGAAGCACCCTAACCCAACAGGTAATTCGGCTTTCACGTAAAAATCCCGGGCGTACATATTATGAAAAACTCATTGAACTTGCAATGGCCACGAGACTTGAAGCCGGTTATCGTAAATCTGAAATTTTAAAATTATATGCCTCAAACGCACCTTTTGGAGGAAATGTAGTAGGATTAGAAAGTGCGAGCTGGCGGTATTTTGGTATTCCTGCGAGTGAGTTGAGTTGGGGTCAGGCAGCGGCGCTTGCTGTTTTACCTAATAATCCTGCATTGGTTTTTCCGGGGAAAAACGAACGCATATTTAAAGCTAAACGCAATCGCCTTTTAAAAAAACTATATACCGAAAAACACATTGATTCAACAACTTATGAATTGGCCCTATCTGAACAACTACCCGGCAAACCTCAGGAACTTCCTGACGCTGCTTCTCATTTTACAGAACGTGTAGCACGCGAGAAATCTGGAGAATTTATTAAGAGTACGCTGCGATTTAATTTACAATCCCGCTTAAATCAAATCGCAGCAGAAGCCCATTACAAATTAGATCAAAATAACATACACAATCTGGCAATTCTGGTTCTCGATGTAAATACGCGCGAGGTTTTAGGCTATATAGGCAATGCTTCAACAACTGCAGAACATGCGAACTATGTTGATATTATTACCAGCAACCGCAGTACAGGCAGCACCTTAAAACCATTTCTTTTTGCTTCGTTATTGAGCGCAGGAGAGCTACTTCCTAATACCTTAGTTGCTGATGTACCCACAAGTATTAATGGCTATAATCCACAGAATTTTGATCGTAATTTTCAGGGAGCAGTACCGGCTTCAGAAGCTTTAGCACGCTCTTTAAATGTTCCTGCAGTAAATTTGTTGCGGGAATATGGCTTAAAACGTTTTTACAATGTTCTTCAGAAACTCAATTTTAAAACCGTTACAAAACCTGCAGACTACTATGGCCTATCGCTCATACTAGGGGGTGCAGAAAGTAATCTTTGGCAACTCACAAATGCCTATGCAGGTATGGCTGCAACGCTTAACTATTTTAACACCCACTCCAGTGAATACCGTGATGGCTTATTTAATGATCCGGTTTATATCTGTAACGATAAAAACCCAGAAATAGAAACCAACACACAACCGGAATTTGTTGATGCCGGTGCTATCTATCAAACACTAGAAACCTTACGCGAAGTAAACCGCCCCACAGGTTCTGAAAACTGGGAGTTTTTTAATGAAGCACAGCCCATTGCCTGGAAAACTGGCACCAGCTATGGTTTTAAAGATGCGTGGGCTGTAGGAGTAACAGGTAGTTTTGCCATAGGCGTCTGGGCAGGTAATGCAGATGGCGAAGGCAGACCCGGAATTACAGGAATACAGGCAGCCGCACCCATCCTTTTTGATGTATTATCTATTTTACCCGCTTCTCCCTGGTTTCAAAAACCCTTTGATGAACTGGTAGAAGCAGAACTGTGTACGCAAAGCGGAAATCTCGCTGGGCTGTATTGCCCCGAAACAAAACTCCAATGGATTCCTAAAAAAGGCACACGTACCGAAGCCTGCACATTTCACACACAAATTTTTTTGAATAAAGAAGGTGATCATAGAGTAAATGCAGATTGTTACCCCTTAGGTGAAATGATCTCGCAATCGTGGTTTAGCCTTCCGCCGGTTTGGGAATATTATTATGCTCCTCTACATCCCGAATATAAACCACTTCCAGATTTTGAGTTGGGGTGCTTCCGCGAAAGCGAAAAAATTATGGAGTTTATTTATCCCAAACGAGGAGAAACCATTCTTATTCCTAAAGATTTTAATGATCAGCAACAAGAGGTAATTTTTAAACTTGCACACCGTAACCCAGACACAATTGTTTATTGGTATTTAGACAATACATTCATTAACAGCACCGAAACCTTTCACGAACTATCATTAGCGCTTTCTCCCGGAAGCTACATACTTTCAGCAACAGATTCTGCTGGAAACACAATCAAACAGCGCATACAGATCAAATTTGCTTCCTCTTAA
- a CDS encoding GbsR/MarR family transcriptional regulator → MDQEELKESKERLIESLGVHIERKDQLPPLAARIISTLVLTGKKGATFEELVVGLKASKSTISTHLNSLQNSKNITYYTICGDRKKYFIMNPDGLIINMDKMIATWEQEMQLHIQIMEYKQKTNQSNVVNDDLEFDLEFHNDFLNYLNQATTSIKNIRQKLASKTNQD, encoded by the coding sequence ATGGATCAGGAAGAACTTAAAGAATCTAAAGAACGATTAATTGAAAGTTTAGGAGTGCACATTGAGCGAAAAGATCAATTACCTCCTTTAGCTGCCAGAATCATTTCTACACTTGTGCTTACCGGTAAAAAAGGAGCCACTTTTGAGGAGCTGGTTGTGGGATTAAAAGCGAGTAAAAGCACTATTTCTACGCACCTCAACAGTCTTCAGAATTCTAAAAATATTACGTATTACACGATTTGTGGAGACCGCAAAAAATATTTCATCATGAATCCCGATGGTTTAATTATCAATATGGATAAAATGATAGCTACCTGGGAGCAAGAAATGCAATTGCATATTCAAATTATGGAATACAAGCAAAAAACAAATCAAAGCAATGTTGTAAATGATGATCTGGAGTTTGATCTGGAATTTCATAATGATTTTCTCAATTATCTGAATCAAGCAACTACTTCTATAAAGAATATACGTCAAAAATTAGCATCAAAAACAAACCAAGATTAA
- a CDS encoding efflux RND transporter periplasmic adaptor subunit codes for MRKRVLINYIPVLLGILLTAASCGDSNAEQPAQNAAKAPSLPVVTLPTQTVTGFTSYPTRIEGIVNAEVYAKISGYITSVAVDEGQKVKKGQTLFRLETQSLNQDAAAAKANVNAAQVEVDKLKPLVEKNIISNVQLETAKAQLQQAKSGYNGIAANIDYGNIKSPVDGFVGSINLRTGSLVSPSSQEPLTTVSDISKVYAYFSMNEKEYIDFIQNADGISIDEKIKNLPPVKLILANGAEYDVEGKIETINSQINKNTGTISFRAVFDNPSRILTNGNSGKIRIPKTYTDVVVVPKEATFEQQGSVYVYKLDANNLATSSKIEITGDVDNLYVVSSGVQKGDRIVAKGTNTLRGQTTIQPQETPFDSIAKPVNKVFR; via the coding sequence ATGAGAAAGAGAGTTTTAATTAATTATATCCCTGTACTATTGGGTATTCTGTTAACCGCAGCATCTTGCGGAGACAGCAATGCAGAGCAACCTGCACAAAATGCAGCCAAGGCACCCAGCTTACCGGTTGTCACTTTACCCACTCAAACAGTTACCGGTTTTACCTCATACCCTACCCGTATTGAAGGTATTGTAAATGCAGAGGTATACGCAAAAATTTCAGGTTACATAACAAGTGTTGCAGTTGATGAAGGTCAAAAAGTAAAAAAAGGTCAGACACTTTTTAGATTAGAGACTCAATCTCTTAATCAAGATGCCGCTGCTGCAAAAGCAAATGTAAATGCAGCTCAGGTTGAGGTAGATAAATTAAAACCACTTGTTGAAAAAAACATAATAAGCAATGTGCAATTAGAAACTGCAAAGGCTCAATTGCAACAAGCTAAAAGCGGTTACAATGGTATTGCTGCTAATATAGACTATGGTAATATAAAAAGCCCTGTAGATGGTTTTGTGGGTTCTATTAACCTTAGAACTGGTTCTTTAGTAAGTCCTTCTAGTCAAGAACCCTTAACTACGGTATCTGACATTAGTAAAGTTTATGCTTACTTCTCTATGAATGAAAAAGAGTATATCGATTTTATTCAAAATGCTGATGGTATATCTATTGATGAAAAGATTAAAAATTTGCCTCCTGTTAAATTGATATTGGCAAATGGCGCTGAATATGATGTGGAAGGTAAAATAGAGACTATAAATTCTCAAATAAATAAAAACACAGGAACCATCTCTTTTAGAGCTGTATTTGATAACCCATCGCGAATTTTAACTAACGGAAACAGCGGTAAAATAAGAATACCTAAAACATACACAGATGTAGTCGTGGTTCCTAAAGAAGCAACTTTTGAACAACAAGGAAGTGTTTACGTTTATAAGCTTGATGCTAATAATCTGGCAACCTCTTCAAAAATTGAAATTACTGGAGATGTTGACAACCTATATGTAGTATCCTCAGGTGTTCAAAAAGGAGATCGTATTGTAGCCAAAGGTACAAATACCCTGCGCGGTCAAACAACGATTCAGCCCCAGGAAACCCCGTTTGACAGTATCGCCAAACCTGTAAACAAAGTATTTAGATAA